The nucleotide window GGGCGAGTGGTCCCACTTCCATTGGCTTGTCCTTCCAGCGAGGCGTCTTCAGCCAGCTATACTTGTCCTCAACGTTCAGGTGCTCGTATGGCGGCTGCGGTCCCGTGTAGTTGAATTCGGTCTCGCCCTCCCATGGGTGCAGCGACCCGTCGTTGCCACCTGCGTAGCGATACCACGAATGGGTCACGTACTCACGGATCTGATCCGGATCATCTCCCTTGACTTCGTGGATCTCATTCAGATTTCGGTCGAGGACTACACCCCGCGGAAACTTGAATCGATCCGGGTCGCCATAACCATTGGTCGGAAGATCCCCGTACGACAGGTAGTTCGTGAGTCCGCCGCCGATTCCAAACCACTCGCCGTAGAAGCCGGCGACCGCGAGGAGATCGGGTATGTAAACCTGCTCGACGAACTCAATGCCCATCTTTATCAATGATCCTACGTACGCCAGTCGCTCTGCATTCAGAGCGTTTGCATCCTCCGTGTTTATCGCGCACGGAACTCCACCGACGAGATAGTTCGGATGCGGGTTTTTGCCACCGAGGATGGCGTGGATTTTCACGATCTCTTTCTGCCACTCAAGGGCATCCAGATAGTGTGCCACCGCTATGAGATTGACCTCTGGCGGCAGTTTGTAAGCCGAATGTCCCCAGTAGCCGTTGGCGAAAATTCCCAGCTGACCCGACGTTACAAAGTTTTTGACGCGGTCCTGTACAGATTTGAAGTACTGCGCCGAGTTCTTCGGCCAGGGCGACAGGCTCTTCGCAATCTTGTAGGCTTCGTCCGGATCTGCCTGCAAAGCGCTGACGACATCAACCCAGTCCAGCGCGTGCAAGTGGTAGAAGTGTACCACGTGATCATGCACGTACTGGGCGCAGAACATCAGATTCCGGATGAGTTCTGCATTGGGAGGAATAGTGATCGCCAGCGCGTTTTCGACGCTCCTGACGGATGCGAGCGCGTGCACCGTAGTACACACCCCGCACGCTCGCTCGCAGAACGCCCACGCGTCACGTGGGTCGCGACCCTGGAGAATTATCTCGAGGCCGCGCACCATTGTTCCTGAGGAATACGCGTCTGTTACTTTCCCGTTATTCACCTCCGCTTCTACACGCAGGTGCCCCTCAATTCGAGTGACGGGATCTACTACAATCCTTGCCATGGTATTTCCTTTGCGTAGTTGCGGTTACGATTCAGTATTGCCGGTGTCCGGTTGCCCCTGCTTCTCCTGGGCCAGCTTCTCCTGGTTGATCAGGCGACGCTTGCGGACATTCGTGTAGACAGCGTGAGCCGTTACACCTGCTACGGTCGCAGCCCCGACAGTAAGGCCGATCTTGTCGGCGTTGCTCTCAATCCCGAATCCGGGGAAGGACGCCAGGTGATTGTAGAACGGTCCGTTGTCCCAGAATTCGTCTTCGCTGCAGCCGATGCACGGATGACCGGACTGGATCGGATAACTCGTGCCGTTATTCCACCGCATTATGCCGCAGGCGTTGTACGTTACTGGACCTCTGCAGCCCACTTTGTACAGGCAGTATCCCTTGCGCGCATTCTCGTCGTCGAAGGACTCCACGAAGAGACCCGCGTCGTAGAACGGCCGGCGATAGCATGAGTCGTGCACGCGCTTCGAGTAGAAGGCTTTCGGCCGACCCGCACCGTCGAGTTGCGGAATTCGGTCAAACGTGAGCACGTGAACGATGACGCCCGCCATCACCTCGCCGATCGGCGGGCATCCGGGAACGCGAACGATCGGCTTTCCTCTGATGATCTCATGGATCGGTGTCGCACCGGTCGGATTCGGATTGGCAGATTGCACGCAGCCGTTCGACGCGCAGCTTCCCCAGGCTATGATCGCTTTGGCGCCCTCTGCCGCCTCGCGAACGATGTCGAGCGCTGTGCGACCTCCGATACAGCAGTAGACGCCGTCGTTGCCGGTTGGCACAGAGCCTTCCACGCACATGATGTAGTTCCCGTAATGGTTCTTCATCGTGGCCTGAAGGGCTTCATGAGCCTGGTGCCCTGCGGCAGCCTGAAGCGTCTCCGTATAGTCGAGAGAAATCTTGTCGAGAATGATGTCCGCGACAATGGGATGAGAGGACCGGATAAACGACTCGCTACAGCACGTGCATTCCTGGAAGTGGAACCATATGACTGGCTGGCGCGGCGTCGTCTGCATCGCCATGACCACCCGTGGAATCCCGCTCGCCTCCAGCCCCATGAATGCGGAGATGTAGGTGCAGAACTTCAGAAAGTCCCTCCGTGAATAGCCGTGCTGCTTCATCTTCTCCCAGTAAGATGGCTGATCGGCAGCCACGGCCTCCGGGAGTGTCGGCAACAAATCGAAAGGTTCCATCGGTGTGCCTCCAGTTCGATTAACAGCGCTTGTTCAATCTATACGCAAAGCCGTTGCCGGCTTGTTTTCGATGAAGTCATTCAGATCCCCAGAAACATCACGCCGGCTCCGGTCGCGGCAATCACGAGGCCGGCAATGATGTGGCTGTGATGATGGTTGATGCGTCTTCCGACGCGGAACATGTCGAGACCCAGGTACACGATCAGTGCCTGTCCGATCATCATGACAATCGTGATGGCTCCGAACAAAGCCGACACCACAAGCACGGCCGACCAGCCGTGTGCCGCAGAGATGAACATCAGCGGAATCAGCGGCTCGCAGGGGCCGAGCACGAAAATCGCGATCAGCGTCCATACCGCCGTTGACTTGGCCACGTCAGTCTCGGAGTGAACGTGAGATCGGAGCTGCTTCAAGCCCCATATCGCGTACGCGAGCCCGAATCCGATGAGCAGGAGCCCCGCGACGGCGCCGCGGTTTCCCTCAATGGACTCGAGGCCGGTCAGACTGAAGCCGAGCACCATGCCGACGGCGCCGATCAGAACCGATGTGCCGACGTGGCCGATTCCTGCGAGCAGCGTGATACTTGCCATTCGCGAGGTCGACCATTTCCGGGCTCGCCCGATACTTACAAACGGTACCCAGTGGTCGGGTGCCAGTGAGTGCACAACCGCGATCGTGGCGGTCGACATCAGGATCACGGTCAGAGAAGCAGCCTGGCCCATACTTGTCTTTGTTGTTTAGCAGATTCGCGGAAGTTGTTCTCCTACCATCATATCGA belongs to Rhodothermales bacterium and includes:
- a CDS encoding nickel-dependent hydrogenase large subunit, producing the protein MARIVVDPVTRIEGHLRVEAEVNNGKVTDAYSSGTMVRGLEIILQGRDPRDAWAFCERACGVCTTVHALASVRSVENALAITIPPNAELIRNLMFCAQYVHDHVVHFYHLHALDWVDVVSALQADPDEAYKIAKSLSPWPKNSAQYFKSVQDRVKNFVTSGQLGIFANGYWGHSAYKLPPEVNLIAVAHYLDALEWQKEIVKIHAILGGKNPHPNYLVGGVPCAINTEDANALNAERLAYVGSLIKMGIEFVEQVYIPDLLAVAGFYGEWFGIGGGLTNYLSYGDLPTNGYGDPDRFKFPRGVVLDRNLNEIHEVKGDDPDQIREYVTHSWYRYAGGNDGSLHPWEGETEFNYTGPQPPYEHLNVEDKYSWLKTPRWKDKPMEVGPLARLVVGYAAGNQDIRDVVNDTLQRLNAPASVLFSTLGRTAARGLETQLVAHWMQEFYGSLIQNIKNGDSRTANTEKWNPSTWPTEARGVGLTEAPRGALAHWIRIKDRKIENYQLVVPTTWNGSPRDANGGLSSYESALVGTPMANVDQPLEMLRTIHSFDPCIACAVHLHDPEGKHLNRITVT
- a CDS encoding hydrogenase small subunit, giving the protein MAADQPSYWEKMKQHGYSRRDFLKFCTYISAFMGLEASGIPRVVMAMQTTPRQPVIWFHFQECTCCSESFIRSSHPIVADIILDKISLDYTETLQAAAGHQAHEALQATMKNHYGNYIMCVEGSVPTGNDGVYCCIGGRTALDIVREAAEGAKAIIAWGSCASNGCVQSANPNPTGATPIHEIIRGKPIVRVPGCPPIGEVMAGVIVHVLTFDRIPQLDGAGRPKAFYSKRVHDSCYRRPFYDAGLFVESFDDENARKGYCLYKVGCRGPVTYNACGIMRWNNGTSYPIQSGHPCIGCSEDEFWDNGPFYNHLASFPGFGIESNADKIGLTVGAATVAGVTAHAVYTNVRKRRLINQEKLAQEKQGQPDTGNTES